The Anopheles maculipalpis chromosome 3RL, idAnoMacuDA_375_x, whole genome shotgun sequence genomic sequence AACTTAACGCCCCAATCCAGTTTCCCGGTGAATGGACAAAGTGGTGCCACAGATTCATACATCATCGAAGTATATGACAACCAATCGAATGTAGCGACCAAACAGGCACAACAGCCTAAGGAAAGATTGAAGGTACTGACACCTACCATATTAAATTCCAACATGAATGCTATGTACTCCGTTAATACAGCCTGTAGCATACAGACACTAAACCGAGAGGTAGTTAAAAAGCATGTTGCAGCGAAAACCTCGAACAACTGCACACATTGCGCTTGTTTCGATAAATTCGTTAGCGATCATAATAGAAAGGTCGATCAATTCTTGGTCAAACAGCAGAAGGTTGTGAATGATATATTTAAAATGCAGCGAGCTATCCTGGAAAAGCTCCAGCATATTGAAGTTAGTTTAGAAATTCAACCCAAACAACTTGAACCAACAGCAGCTACCGTTTTGGAGCAGCCGGAAGAACCGGCACATCCGCTGATAAACCCTAACGACTACATTCAGCTCCAGTATGTGCACAATCATACGCAACATGAGGAACAGGATCAGGCACAGCACCAGATGGGCGAGTACTCGGAAATGGTGCAACTGTTCAGCTTCTCCCGTATGCAATCGGAGGAAGATTTGAACGACTTTGAGAAGCGTTTGGGTGACTCCGAATACTTTAAGGAAGCGTACAATTGGCTTAACTCACTCATTACGGAAACGAACGGTGGCAATCGCATGCTCGCCGCGCTCGATCTCATGTTTGACAAGGTGTTTGTTAACCAGTGCAGTTGGACTGGTCGGGGCAAAGGTAATACCAGAAAGGCTCCGATACGATGCCGCCGAAATTTGCTACAACTGTTCAAAGCGATTGGCAGCACGCGTAAAGCCATCGTTACGCGTTCGGAagtggatgtttttttcatcAAGAAACTGAAACAGTCGAAGCAAAGGTTAAACATACAAGGCGCTCGGAAGGCGTCCTGCCAcataagaagaaaatattcgGAATGAACGGCCGGGAAAcaatttgtttcttgtttcgaTATGGGTTACCTCTTTAAGTGTAGGTTTAGAAAGTTAAGGAAACAGCAGCAGTTAACGAATACTAATATAGCTACAGCGTGTGCGATTTATTGTTAGATattatttaacaaattttaaagagAACAATAAaagagtttgtttttcatgtttttacgTGCCTTTAACACAAATGTTTATTTCATCCGGGGCTGCCGAATTCCTACCAAAACGACCATACAGTCGAAACAAACCATTGTTCTAGGTAATCAGTTCATTTTCACTATTACATAATGATCTAGCAAAGATGTTAAGCACCATAAAGCTgaaacatttaattatttaatagcCACGGCTAATTGCTGAAAAACTGTGACGATCTCttagttcatttttttatttttgattcattacaCTAGAATGGACACCTTGTTCTTTGTCTGTCGTCGCAATCTACGGATACAAGTTGCATAAAGCGACACATTTTTCTGTAAGGTGGAATGTTAGAcgattttaaagaaatatAGCAAGAGCATAACTTTTACATATCTCTtctaggttttgttttattctcatAAAACAAGTGTTTTTTTACAGCAATGCTGAGGACTGTATCATAATTGTTATCTTATCGAAAACCCGTCGTGAAAATTTTTATCACATACAAATTATTATCAACACGTATACATACAGCTTTCGTTTCATATAATCTTAAATTGTTAATaatcaaatatatttttttatttttgtcttttttcgaTACATACAAGACTGTAAAAATGAGCCAAGCGCAAACATTGTACTTCATTCGGCTGGTGGAGGAACGGGGTGTGTTGTGGAATCGTTGTCACCAGTACTACAAGAACCTATACAAGCTGAAAAGCGCATGGATGGAGATATCCAGCATATTGAACATACCCACGTCCAGGCTAATTCAAAAATGGAAGTCCCTCAGCGGATCGTACCGGTGTTATAGTGCCAAAGTATTGCAGACGGCCGGTTCACGTGAGTGGTGGTAACGCGGATAATAATTtggcaacatttttaaaagcaaacaaaaattgttcctATTTTCAGCAGCCAATGAGTTCAAACCTGTATGGTTTGCTTACAAAGCAATGTGCTTTCTGGGGCAGATGAAACAACGTCCGTACATCAAACGGAATAGTGTAAGTAAATTTAGTacccttttttgtggaaaacattatttttaacctACATTTTTTAATCAATCAATAATCAATCGAAATTAAAGTGCAGACATACAAATGACCAATTTTAGTGACAAGTAAGTATGGTGTTAACGATCTGTGCCACGTCTATGATATGTTCCTATCAATGATTTTGAGACCATAGTAAGGtgtagaaattatttaaagaatGCTCAAAACGTGTGTGTATGACACATGTTTCGTTGGCTCTGGGCAGTTAGGTGATATTGTATGGCGTGCCAGGTTCAATCTGATGACAGTAAACGTTGCCGGATCAGTACGCCAAGTGCCTTAAAATTAGCATCGAACGTTCGATCAATGCTTTCTTCCGACATGCAAATGTTGGCAGAACACCATTTGGAGTAAAACAGTAACAAGAACTATCGAATTCATAACGTTCGGTTCAGGTGAAATTGGACTGAGGTTGAATTAATACCCGTGAATGGACAACACAATATGATTCGTCGAGGCGAAAGCTCTATGTGCTATAAATGCCTAATAGGCCATCCGGAAAATTCCTGCTCACGAACGATGGAAACATAAAGCGGGTCCGGAAACTTTAACGGAATTACTTTCAATCATTCGTCTTATGTAAAaggaatctaaaaaaaaccctacgtCAGAAAAGTTAGctattaataattaatatatCCTCCATTTCAGATAAATGAAACGTTATCAAATCCACACGTCCCATCATTGTCCGCAACAGCGACTAGTGAAGAAGCACTTACTGATGCTAAAGATGAGCAACCTGAGCTCAATTCTTTTGAAACTCTGTCGCAACAGGAACCATTAAGTCACCAACTTTTCGAACCTCAACCGTCTACATCAGAGCCAGTAAATCGAAAAGGCCGCACTAGTCTTCTTACGGACTTCATGGCACATGAAGCCGAAGCACACGAGCTGTTGACAAACTCAGCTAATTCCACAGTAGCACCGTCGCGTGCAGCACAGTTAGGACTTACGGTATCCGGATTAGTTAATCATTTTCCACCGGAGAAACGGGAACATTTGTATAAGAAAATTATCGAAACTATCTGCAATTACGACACTTTTGACGAAGATGTCGTAAATTACGGAACCACCATAATGCATCTTTTGCAGAACATGACCGAAAGCAAACGTAAATCTACGTACTACAGTATTGTGCAACTTGTAGTTAAATGCGATACACCCGATTAAAGCTGCTCCGTCCCCTGGCATTTATAGATGGATGGTGTTAAATATTCTTTCTCACCTGAACATATTCCGGAAGCGCCCCGATGATGGCTTCACGTATATTCGGAACAATTCGAGCGATCTACCTCCTGGATACACAGGtaatgcttttaaaataacaataaaaactaTTATAACAGCTTCCAACTGTATACATTATTATGTAGCTTACCTGCACTGCACCAAACTCTACGAGAACGTATAAGATACACCCGTATCTCGATCTCGATCGTATCTAGATATCTTAGCTTTACCAGCAGCCTTTCCTGCAAGCTAAAAGCCCGTCGCAGATTTGAATCATCCTTTCTCATTTCCGGTTTGATAAAGCTAAGCGTGCTGTTGCCATTTAACTGCTCGTGCATGATCGTATCGAAGTGCCCGGTTGCTTTTCTCTGCATAAAATTGGTTCTTATCCGTGTATACATCAGTTTCCTGATCCACCGGCGACGAATCATATACGTGGTTAGCGCGCGCAAAATAACGACTTTTAATCTTGGGCCTAGGAACACGTGAAGTATTCGATAATTGTccataaaatatgaaatggGCGGCGCGGTGCGGAAGGCAACAggggcgccggtcttcaaacggcaggatcggggttcaaatcccatccgggccgtACCCCCCTAGTGAGGtatgactaaccaactacgtggtatcggcagtctagaaagccatttgtATAGCCATGTATAGCCTCTGATTTTTTAATTCGTAGGCttcatttagtttttttattaacagAGCATACGAACATTTTTTGACGGAATTCTGTAGAAAGTTGTCCGAAAGCATAATTATACTTAACGCTTGAGACGGTTCCAATGTTTTTCAACttttggaagttttaaaatttattttgtcttgGTACGGCCGAATGCCATTCTGACAGTGGGCAAAGTTTTACAATATGGTTGACAATTTGTCAAgattataaaatatattttttgcctCTTTTCACGCAGCAGGTAGAAGCTGAGGCAGGAATCCAaagattttttgagaaaatgtaagaaaatgcAATGCTAAAATAGTTGATGCAACTGTTTccaaatgcaaaaataaaacgttctAAACGTTGCCTGCTTAATTGACTGCTATTTGACTCGCAACGACGCATCGACATGCACAACGTCAAACTTCGGCTCCCTTGCTATTTGGTGCCACACCAACACTGGCttaacaccagcagcagcagtcttgcttgcaaaacaagaagaagtGAAAATCTGCCGCGTCAAAAGCGAAACGTGCGTACGAAAGTGGCGTACACTTGGTGATTGTAAATCTGTGAAGCTGTTGTGCTGTTTTTCCGTGATTCGAGTGGCGGACTTGCTTTTCAAAAGCGTTGACCAACGTGCAGGACATCGAAATAGTTAGCGTATAGGACGAGATTCTCTTGATCCGGGATAGAAGCGCTGCCGTAACAATGCCTCCAGCAGAGAAGCAGGTCGAGCAGGAATCGACGATTGACGATCCGACTGTAGTGGAAAAGTACAAAATAGCCGGTGATATTGTGAATAGTAAGTGTTTGCTGGTGAATTTATTTGTCGAAACGGATCGGTTTGCGTTGGGGAAAGGCCCGTAAATTGGCCCGCGAAACGTGCGTACGTTGCAGCTTCGATTGCATTTGGTGTAGTGTCAGCATTAGCTGCTGCCTTTCGCTTTGCCTACACACATATGTGGGGAAAAATCCGTCTTACTACCACCACATCCGAGCACGTGAACAAGGCGGTGTTACACAAAACGCGCTCCGGTTTCTCGTCGCGCAGAAGGCCACGTTTTCCGGAAGGAGCCTTTTTGTGAACATTCGTTCGGAAGTATTGAAACGTGAAggctggttttgtgtgtgcagaTAGTACTTCCACTTGCCACTGGGACCCGTGGATCCGCGCACATTTGGCCCAGATGTATTACGTCGCTTACATGATAATGTACATAGAGCTTTATAACCTCCAAAATCTGCATCATTCGCACGTTCGCGAGCCAAGtctagagttttttttaaccttttctttttctcatgTTGGTGTATTGTGCAATATGATAAATACCCTTCTCTCGGACGGGTATTATTTACAAAGATtgattttgtatgtgtttttctttaactCCTTCGTTTCACATTCTAGAAACTCTTCAAACCATCATCCGAGCATGTGTTGCAGGCGCCTCAGTGAAAGAAATTTGCCTGAAGGGTGATAGTATGTTGACCCAGGAAGCAGCTAAGGTAAGCTTTCAAGACATTCCACGCTAGTTGTATGATAATATAAAATGAATTGAATGTAGTTGAATCCTTTAGTTGCTACGGTCAAAGATTGATCTGTTGGGAAAATAACGTAGGGACAGTGAGGTGCGATATTTGTCCGAGTGGTTTAGGTTGATAGACTTATTCCTGCAAATGCCTAGCCGCGTCCGCAGTTCGAATCTCGATGTCCGCCAatcttaattatttaaaattgggcgagtatgtgtgttttgtcgaTTTTCCGATGATTATAAAGCTTTAAGCTAGATAGTATTTGATATTTCGCTGATTATATATTCACAATGATATATGAGGAtaattacaaacacacatatcaaATATTATGTCTGAGCTCAAAACACTCTCtaagtttattttaaagaaagtattttttgtaAGCTATTTTACCATAATTGTTTCCCTCTCTTCTTTCATTGCATATTGTGCTCTGTCCATGTGTAGAAATACAAGAATGAGGAAGAAATGAAGAAAGGCGTCGCCTTCCCGACGTGCCTCTCGGTGAACAATTGCATTTGCCACTTTTCGCCAGCTCGCAATGATCCGGACTATCTGCTGAAGGAGAACGATGTGGTCAAGATCGACCTTGGGGCACACATTGACGGTTTCATCGCGGTCACGGCCCACACGATCGTGGTCGGTGCAACGGCTGAGAATAAGTGTAAGGGCCGGGCGGCTGACGTTGTCCTTGCGGCGTACCACGCTAGCCAGGCAGCACTTCGCCTGCTGAAGGAAGGCACCGGGAACTACGCGGTGACGGATGCGGTACAGAAAATTGCCTCCGACTTCAAGTGCAAACCGATCGAGGGTATGCTGAGCCATCAGCTGAAACAGTTCAAAATTGATGGCGAAAAGACGATCATCCAGAACCCAACGGTGGCGCAAAAGAAGGAGCACGAGAAGTGTGAATTCGAAAAGTACGAAGTGTACGCGATGGATGTGCTGATCAG encodes the following:
- the LOC126560818 gene encoding proliferation-associated protein 2G4; the protein is MPPAEKQVEQESTIDDPTVVEKYKIAGDIVNKTLQTIIRACVAGASVKEICLKGDSMLTQEAAKKYKNEEEMKKGVAFPTCLSVNNCICHFSPARNDPDYLLKENDVVKIDLGAHIDGFIAVTAHTIVVGATAENKCKGRAADVVLAAYHASQAALRLLKEGTGNYAVTDAVQKIASDFKCKPIEGMLSHQLKQFKIDGEKTIIQNPTVAQKKEHEKCEFEKYEVYAMDVLISTGEGLGKEQDTRVAIYKKTEENYMLKLKASRAFFGEVKRKYGSMPFNLRNFEEEAKAKLGVNECVTHKMVEPFQVLYEKHNEYVAQFKYTVLILDSGLKVVTGHPFDESCFESEYSVQDEEMKKLLASKLGPSNKDKKKRRRRNKKKGAATGGADDDAEGDDSGEEEAEDKKEEQA